A window of the Halobacterium hubeiense genome harbors these coding sequences:
- a CDS encoding plastocyanin/azurin family copper-binding protein, with the protein MRDRTRRDVLRATAGIGATAALAGCLGGGGGGDGDEDIEALDAPEGTEVVEVGPDGNYVFDPEELTISTGTTVRFVWLSGTHNVAVSSQPADADWSGHETIEQRGFSFEYTFEVPGRYEYVCTPHQTQGMTGAVVVEE; encoded by the coding sequence ATGCGAGACCGAACGCGACGCGACGTACTGCGCGCGACCGCTGGCATCGGCGCGACGGCGGCGCTCGCCGGCTGTCTCGGCGGTGGCGGTGGCGGCGATGGTGACGAGGACATCGAAGCGCTGGACGCCCCCGAGGGCACGGAAGTCGTCGAAGTCGGCCCGGACGGGAACTACGTCTTCGACCCCGAGGAACTCACGATTTCGACGGGGACGACCGTGCGGTTCGTGTGGCTGTCCGGGACGCACAACGTCGCCGTGTCGAGCCAGCCCGCGGACGCCGACTGGTCGGGCCACGAGACCATCGAGCAGCGCGGCTTCTCCTTCGAGTACACGTTCGAGGTGCCGGGCCGCTACGAGTACGTCTGCACGCCCCACCAGACGCAGGGGATGACCGGCGCAGTCGTCGTCGAGGAGTAG
- a CDS encoding AI-2E family transporter, which yields MDFDRGRLAWWAGAAVLGGVLAFTVYSFLGTFVLGIFIYYATRPVYRRLERWIPRPTIRAVVALVTLALPAMLVVAYTTAVGLQELERFVDAQNVDLGHVETLLDPYLDVSTIVQDPQAFLNQPSVQEALASTASNALQYVGFLGTLFVHLFAVVIVAFYLLRDDHRLGGWFQRRFTDGSGVAEAYARAVDRDLSTVFFGNIVFAFATGVIAAVSYGTLDALSPAGIAIPYPVLFGLITGIASLVPVVGIKLVWMPLAGWLAFVAFQSGTGYGFVAVFVAVAAVVVDFIPDLLLRPYVSGRDIHLGLVILSYVFGPLLWGWYGLFLGPLALVFVVHFARLVLPELLAGEEISPEALGGDVLTADEGEQTHVSEFESEGEAEES from the coding sequence ATGGACTTCGACCGCGGTCGGCTCGCGTGGTGGGCGGGCGCCGCCGTACTCGGCGGCGTGCTCGCGTTCACCGTCTACTCGTTCCTCGGGACGTTCGTGCTCGGTATCTTCATCTACTACGCGACGCGACCGGTCTACCGCCGGCTCGAACGCTGGATTCCCCGGCCGACGATTCGGGCGGTGGTGGCGCTGGTGACGCTGGCGCTGCCCGCGATGCTGGTCGTCGCCTACACCACCGCAGTCGGCCTGCAGGAGCTGGAGCGGTTCGTGGACGCGCAGAACGTCGACCTCGGGCACGTCGAAACGCTCCTCGACCCCTACCTCGACGTCTCAACCATCGTGCAGGACCCGCAGGCGTTCCTGAATCAGCCGTCCGTGCAGGAGGCGCTGGCGTCGACGGCGAGCAACGCCTTGCAGTACGTCGGGTTCCTCGGGACGCTGTTCGTCCACCTGTTCGCGGTCGTCATCGTCGCGTTCTACCTGCTCCGGGACGACCACCGGCTCGGCGGCTGGTTCCAGCGCCGGTTCACGGACGGCAGCGGCGTCGCGGAGGCGTACGCGCGGGCGGTCGACCGCGACCTCTCGACGGTGTTCTTCGGGAACATCGTCTTCGCGTTCGCCACCGGCGTCATCGCCGCGGTGTCGTACGGGACGCTGGACGCGCTCTCCCCGGCGGGCATCGCCATCCCCTACCCGGTGCTGTTCGGGCTCATCACGGGCATCGCGAGCCTCGTTCCGGTCGTCGGCATCAAGCTCGTGTGGATGCCGCTGGCGGGGTGGCTGGCGTTCGTCGCGTTCCAGAGCGGCACGGGGTACGGGTTCGTCGCAGTGTTCGTCGCCGTCGCCGCAGTGGTCGTGGACTTCATCCCCGACTTGCTGTTGCGGCCGTACGTCTCCGGCCGGGACATCCACCTCGGGCTGGTGATTCTGTCGTACGTCTTCGGGCCGCTGCTGTGGGGCTGGTACGGACTGTTCCTCGGCCCGCTCGCGCTCGTGTTCGTCGTTCACTTCGCCCGGCTCGTGCTCCCGGAGCTGCTGGCCGGCGAGGAAATCTCCCCGGAAGCGCTCGGCGGGGACGTGCTGACCGCCGACGAGGGCGAGCAGACCCACGTCTCGGAGTTCGAGTCGGAGGGAGAAGCCGAGGAGTCCTAG
- a CDS encoding PadR family transcriptional regulator yields the protein MYDLTGFQRDLLYVVAGLDEPHGLAIKEELEEYYESEIHHGRLYPNLDTLVDKGLVDKGQLDQRTNYYTLTRRGRREIAARREWEQQYVDLD from the coding sequence AACGAGACCTCCTCTACGTCGTCGCCGGACTGGACGAGCCCCACGGCCTCGCCATCAAGGAAGAACTCGAGGAGTACTACGAGTCCGAGATTCACCACGGCCGCCTCTACCCCAACCTCGACACGCTCGTGGACAAGGGCCTCGTGGACAAGGGCCAGCTCGACCAGCGCACCAACTACTACACGCTCACTCGCCGCGGCCGCCGCGAAATCGCCGCGCGCCGCGAGTGGGAACAGCAGTACGTCGACCTCGACTAG
- a CDS encoding YIP1 family protein, with protein MTTWVEPEGGRERGPLGLAKAFTQVLVNPATFFEEAVSPGDQAPGLVFAMAVVLVSQGTRLALDPGRALAFSAPTWLAAVLTLALAVLLIAPAALHALSAAETLALAAVAPDRGGVSETVQVLAYASAPCAFVGVGVPVVTFACGLWAFALLVAGTRIVHDTTLARAAAAAVVPGALAYGSGFGWFAATAALFPWAADYVPTVGRAAAVLGV; from the coding sequence ATGACGACGTGGGTCGAGCCGGAGGGCGGCCGCGAGCGCGGGCCACTCGGCCTCGCGAAGGCGTTCACGCAGGTGCTCGTGAACCCGGCGACGTTCTTCGAGGAAGCGGTCTCGCCGGGCGACCAAGCTCCCGGACTGGTGTTCGCGATGGCGGTCGTACTCGTCTCGCAGGGGACGCGGCTCGCGCTCGACCCCGGACGCGCGCTGGCGTTCTCTGCGCCGACGTGGCTGGCCGCCGTCCTCACGCTCGCGCTCGCCGTCCTCCTGATTGCGCCCGCCGCGCTGCACGCGCTCTCCGCCGCCGAGACGCTCGCGCTGGCGGCCGTCGCGCCCGACCGCGGCGGCGTCAGCGAGACCGTGCAAGTGCTCGCGTACGCCAGCGCGCCCTGCGCGTTCGTCGGCGTCGGCGTCCCGGTCGTCACGTTCGCCTGCGGGCTGTGGGCGTTCGCGCTGCTCGTCGCCGGCACGCGAATCGTCCACGACACGACGCTCGCACGCGCCGCGGCCGCCGCGGTCGTCCCCGGCGCGCTCGCGTACGGCTCCGGGTTCGGCTGGTTCGCCGCGACCGCGGCGCTGTTCCCGTGGGCGGCCGACTACGTGCCGACGGTCGGGCGAGCCGCCGCAGTGCTCGGAGTTTAG
- a CDS encoding MgtC/SapB family protein yields the protein MPGIFESLADVPVDSRVVRLALSVALGLFIGLEREWAQKAAGIRTFALVSVLATIFTEVDTERCADAAGVCPPYLSSVGAAFVIVVTGVLMVSGMRDEDEGLHLTTAVSLMVAYGVGVLVAVDAVLPATVVAVTSSVLLVFKRELHGFAWGLSREELRSTFEFAILAFVVYPLLPAGTVSLGSGPYAVSIEPRVVWLMVVFVAGIGIVNYVVVKTYGGRGIAVTGFFGGLASSTAVVGTMLDHVGQRAEAASYAVAGVLLANAAMALRNLLIVVVFTLSTGVLVSATVPLVVIVLGCVGVAAATADWTTRVEMELESPFSMRNALAFGAMFLVVVVAGGLAQTQFGSAGLYATAILSGLVSSAGATTSAIVLYRTGAISETAATVAVLLATASSIGVKVALTATSDNRSFAYRVAGYSVVLLVAGGVATAAVAL from the coding sequence GTGCCCGGTATCTTCGAGTCGCTGGCGGACGTTCCGGTGGACAGCCGTGTCGTCCGCCTCGCGCTGTCGGTCGCGCTCGGGCTGTTCATCGGCCTCGAACGCGAGTGGGCCCAGAAGGCGGCGGGCATCCGCACGTTCGCGCTCGTCAGCGTCCTCGCCACCATCTTCACCGAAGTGGACACGGAGCGCTGTGCGGACGCCGCGGGCGTCTGCCCGCCGTACCTCTCCAGCGTCGGCGCGGCGTTCGTCATCGTCGTCACGGGCGTCCTGATGGTCTCGGGGATGCGCGACGAGGACGAGGGACTGCACCTGACGACCGCGGTGAGCCTGATGGTGGCGTACGGCGTCGGCGTGCTCGTCGCCGTCGACGCGGTGCTGCCCGCGACCGTCGTCGCCGTCACGAGCTCCGTCCTGCTGGTGTTCAAGCGCGAGCTCCACGGGTTCGCGTGGGGGCTCTCCCGGGAGGAACTGCGCTCGACGTTCGAGTTCGCGATTCTGGCGTTCGTCGTCTACCCCCTGTTGCCGGCCGGCACGGTGTCGCTGGGGTCCGGGCCGTACGCGGTCAGCATCGAACCGCGCGTGGTCTGGCTGATGGTCGTGTTCGTCGCCGGCATCGGCATCGTGAACTACGTCGTCGTGAAGACCTACGGCGGCCGCGGCATCGCCGTCACGGGCTTCTTCGGCGGGCTGGCGTCCTCGACGGCGGTCGTCGGCACGATGCTCGACCACGTCGGCCAGCGCGCGGAGGCGGCGTCGTACGCGGTCGCGGGCGTCCTGTTGGCGAACGCCGCGATGGCGCTGCGGAACCTCCTCATCGTCGTCGTGTTCACGCTCTCGACGGGCGTGCTGGTGTCCGCGACCGTCCCGCTGGTGGTCATCGTCCTCGGCTGCGTCGGCGTCGCGGCGGCCACCGCCGACTGGACGACGCGCGTCGAGATGGAGCTGGAGAGCCCGTTCTCGATGCGGAACGCGCTGGCGTTCGGCGCGATGTTCCTCGTCGTCGTGGTCGCCGGCGGGCTCGCGCAGACCCAGTTCGGCTCCGCGGGCCTCTACGCGACCGCCATCCTCTCCGGGCTCGTGTCGAGCGCGGGCGCGACCACCTCCGCCATCGTGCTCTACCGCACGGGCGCAATCTCGGAGACTGCCGCCACCGTCGCCGTGCTGCTGGCGACCGCCTCCTCCATCGGCGTGAAGGTCGCGCTCACGGCGACCAGCGACAACCGCTCGTTCGCGTACCGCGTCGCGGGGTACAGCGTGGTCCTGCTCGTCGCGGGCGGGGTCGCGACCGCCGCCGTCGCGCTCTGA
- a CDS encoding universal stress protein gives MYDDVLLPTDGSGAADAAVPHAIELADRYGARLHVLYVADTTEYSTVTFEDDVVDPLAEEGQSVVDEVVEKAGDLNVEAVGVVMKGGAYETILQYVEDEGIDVVVMGTHGRRGLDRALLGSVTERIVRTSDVPVLTVREDEE, from the coding sequence ATGTACGACGACGTCCTGTTGCCGACCGACGGGAGCGGCGCCGCGGACGCCGCGGTGCCGCACGCAATCGAGCTCGCGGACCGCTACGGCGCCCGCCTGCACGTCCTCTACGTCGCGGACACCACCGAGTACAGCACCGTCACGTTCGAGGACGACGTGGTGGACCCGCTGGCCGAGGAGGGGCAGTCGGTCGTCGACGAGGTCGTCGAGAAGGCCGGCGACCTGAACGTGGAGGCCGTCGGCGTCGTGATGAAGGGCGGCGCCTACGAGACCATCCTCCAGTACGTCGAGGACGAGGGAATCGACGTGGTCGTGATGGGGACCCACGGCCGCCGCGGGCTCGACCGCGCGCTGCTCGGGAGCGTCACCGAGCGCATCGTCCGCACGTCGGACGTGCCCGTGCTGACGGTCAGGGAGGACGAGGAGTAG
- a CDS encoding DHH family phosphoesterase, which produces MGTCIICGSSTDGRVCDTHEEDVAFEFRGDSPDELTPGRYYQGTIDGFADFGVFVDIGDSVTGLLHRSEVPGRLESLGWDAGDEVYVQVTDVHDNENVDLGWSIRQDDRDFRGHLVDDPHAESDAELPDEEEEETSTADGGTPVPEETEEPAEAEAESESADDAEPEAAEPEAAEKHETEDEPTTDDAAAEASDADDEPARVPIADLDDHVDERVAVEGEVANARQTSGPTVFELADETGAVDCAAFVEAGVRAYPEVEAGAVVRIVGEVERRRGELQVETEDLRVLDGADAQAVEARMEDALTERAAPETTDLLAADDAVEAVTDDLVDAATAIRRAVVEARPVIVRHTATVEGYVAGTAIERALLPLIRDEHAREDAEYHYVDRRPLDDAFYTIDDATGDVTSMLEAAERHDEKHPLFVLVGAGSTSESTDAIDLLDIYDADTVAIDGGYTDDAAGADVLVSPTEAGENPVNTGALGSQLAAFVNDDVREDLYHLPAVAYWANTPEAYADLAAQTHYSPDTLADLRDAIALEAFYQSYEDKRELISDLLWGEADDSLIEHVSEQFRERLETEVSTAEPHLDVRGQDGVAFETLDVDAYTHEYDFPPVDLLLDELYRRRDRADVLVGVSGDEIRVRSGDAVDVRAVGETVADELTEAGVEPRGARDGRIEFLSGEKDAVVDAVVDAIADQLA; this is translated from the coding sequence ATGGGTACGTGTATCATCTGCGGCTCCTCCACGGACGGCCGTGTCTGTGACACCCACGAGGAGGACGTCGCCTTCGAGTTCCGCGGAGATTCTCCCGACGAACTGACGCCCGGTCGCTACTACCAAGGTACCATCGACGGCTTCGCCGACTTCGGCGTGTTCGTGGACATCGGCGACTCGGTCACCGGCCTGCTCCACCGCAGCGAAGTGCCCGGCCGCCTCGAATCGCTCGGCTGGGACGCCGGCGACGAAGTGTACGTCCAAGTCACGGACGTCCACGACAACGAGAACGTCGACCTCGGCTGGTCGATTCGACAGGACGACCGCGACTTCCGCGGCCACCTCGTCGACGACCCGCACGCGGAGTCGGACGCCGAACTCCCCGACGAAGAGGAAGAGGAGACCAGCACTGCCGACGGCGGCACCCCGGTACCGGAAGAAACCGAGGAACCGGCCGAGGCCGAAGCCGAATCCGAGTCCGCTGACGACGCCGAGCCGGAAGCAGCCGAGCCGGAAGCAGCCGAGAAGCACGAGACCGAGGACGAACCGACGACCGACGACGCGGCCGCCGAGGCGTCCGACGCGGACGACGAACCGGCCCGCGTCCCGATTGCCGACCTCGACGACCACGTCGACGAGCGCGTCGCCGTCGAGGGCGAAGTCGCGAACGCCCGACAGACCAGCGGCCCGACCGTGTTCGAGCTCGCCGACGAGACCGGCGCCGTCGACTGCGCCGCGTTCGTCGAAGCGGGCGTCCGCGCCTACCCCGAGGTCGAAGCCGGCGCCGTCGTCCGCATCGTCGGCGAAGTCGAGCGCCGCCGCGGCGAACTGCAGGTCGAAACCGAGGACCTCCGCGTGCTCGATGGCGCCGACGCGCAGGCCGTCGAAGCCCGCATGGAGGACGCGCTCACCGAGCGCGCCGCCCCCGAGACGACCGACCTGCTCGCTGCCGACGACGCCGTCGAAGCTGTCACCGACGACCTCGTCGACGCCGCGACCGCCATCCGCCGCGCCGTCGTCGAAGCCCGCCCGGTCATCGTCCGCCACACCGCGACCGTCGAGGGCTACGTCGCCGGTACCGCCATCGAGCGCGCGCTCCTCCCGCTCATCCGCGACGAGCACGCCCGCGAGGACGCCGAGTACCACTACGTCGACCGCCGCCCGCTCGACGATGCCTTCTACACCATCGACGACGCCACCGGCGACGTCACGAGTATGCTGGAGGCCGCCGAGCGCCACGACGAGAAGCACCCGCTGTTCGTGCTCGTCGGCGCCGGCTCCACCAGCGAGTCCACGGACGCCATCGACCTGCTGGACATCTACGACGCGGACACGGTCGCCATCGACGGCGGCTACACCGACGACGCCGCGGGCGCAGACGTTCTCGTCAGCCCGACGGAAGCAGGCGAGAACCCCGTGAACACGGGTGCGCTCGGCTCGCAGCTCGCCGCGTTCGTCAACGACGACGTCCGCGAGGACCTCTACCACCTGCCCGCCGTCGCGTACTGGGCCAACACGCCCGAAGCGTACGCGGACCTCGCCGCCCAGACCCACTACAGCCCGGACACGCTCGCCGACCTCCGGGACGCTATCGCGCTGGAAGCGTTCTACCAGTCCTACGAGGACAAGCGCGAACTCATCTCGGACCTGCTGTGGGGCGAGGCCGACGACTCGCTCATCGAGCACGTCTCCGAGCAGTTCCGCGAGCGCCTCGAAACCGAGGTCTCGACCGCCGAACCCCACCTCGACGTGCGTGGGCAGGACGGCGTCGCCTTCGAGACGCTCGACGTGGACGCGTACACCCACGAGTACGACTTCCCGCCGGTCGACCTCCTGCTGGACGAGCTCTACCGGCGCCGCGACCGCGCGGACGTGCTCGTCGGCGTGAGCGGCGACGAGATTCGCGTCCGCAGCGGCGACGCGGTGGACGTGCGCGCCGTCGGCGAGACGGTCGCCGACGAACTCACCGAGGCCGGTGTCGAGCCGCGCGGCGCACGCGACGGCCGCATCGAGTTCCTCTCCGGCGAGAAGGACGCGGTCGTCGACGCGGTCGTCGACGCCATCGCTGACCAGCTCGCGTAA
- a CDS encoding sodium:calcium antiporter: MSGVLVPLALVVAGTAVIWKGSSFFERAAERLSRYYGLPVAVHGAIVVAVGSSFPEISSIVVSTVVHGEFSLGVGAIVGSAIFNLLVIPALSAFSSEELTTTRDIVHKDAQFYVISILVLFLVFALGATYVPGGTNRAAILTPSLAVIPLATYGVYVFLHQQDATEHVPEPAPDVRPRREWATLAVALVVIGVGVEGIVRAALSFGATFDTPTFLWGVTVIAAATSLPDAIVSVRAAKNDESVTSVTNVLGSNTFNLLVAIPLGVLLAGTATIDFRVAVPTMGFLAFATLVFVVTTRTHLELSDREAVGFLLLYAVFLAWMGLESFGVIETVRGI, translated from the coding sequence ATGTCAGGGGTTCTCGTTCCGCTGGCGCTCGTCGTCGCCGGCACCGCCGTCATCTGGAAGGGGAGCAGCTTCTTCGAGCGCGCCGCCGAGCGCCTCAGCAGGTACTACGGCCTCCCGGTGGCCGTCCACGGCGCCATCGTCGTCGCGGTCGGGTCGAGCTTCCCCGAGATTAGCTCCATCGTCGTCAGCACGGTCGTCCACGGCGAGTTCTCGCTGGGCGTCGGCGCCATCGTCGGGAGCGCCATCTTCAACCTCCTCGTGATTCCCGCGCTGTCGGCGTTCTCAAGCGAGGAGCTGACGACCACGCGGGACATCGTCCACAAGGACGCGCAGTTCTACGTCATCTCCATTCTCGTCCTCTTCCTCGTGTTCGCGCTCGGCGCGACCTACGTCCCGGGCGGCACGAACCGCGCGGCAATCCTCACGCCGTCGCTCGCCGTCATCCCACTGGCGACGTACGGCGTCTACGTCTTCCTCCACCAGCAGGACGCCACCGAGCACGTCCCCGAGCCGGCGCCGGACGTGCGCCCGCGCCGCGAGTGGGCCACGCTCGCGGTCGCGCTCGTCGTCATCGGCGTCGGCGTCGAGGGAATCGTGCGCGCCGCGCTCTCGTTCGGCGCGACGTTCGACACCCCGACGTTCCTCTGGGGGGTCACTGTCATCGCCGCCGCGACCAGCCTCCCGGACGCCATCGTCAGCGTCCGCGCCGCGAAGAACGACGAGAGCGTCACAAGCGTCACGAACGTCCTCGGCAGCAACACGTTCAACCTCCTCGTCGCCATTCCGCTGGGCGTCCTGCTCGCGGGCACCGCCACCATCGACTTCCGCGTCGCGGTGCCGACGATGGGCTTCCTGGCGTTCGCGACGCTGGTGTTCGTCGTCACCACCCGCACTCACCTCGAACTCAGCGACCGCGAGGCCGTCGGCTTCCTCCTGCTGTACGCGGTCTTCCTCGCGTGGATGGGCCTGGAGTCGTTCGGCGTCATCGAGACCGTCCGCGGAATCTGA
- a CDS encoding HhH-GPD family protein, whose amino-acid sequence MTEGEGEYALPGDADAVRDALVAWYEDGHRDFPWRRTDDPYAILVSEVMSQQTQLSRVEDAYHAFLEKWPTTAGLAAADRADVVGFWSANSLGYNNRAKYLHEAAQQVENDYGGEFPETPDELSELMGVGPYTANAVASFAFNNGDAVVDTNVKRVLYRAFDVPDDDAAFEEAANELMPDGESEVWNNAIMELGGVACGKSPNCDDAGCPWREWCAAYASGDFSAPDVPEQSTFEGSRRQKRGRAVGALREHGELELDELGPRVRVDYGGDTGREWLRGLLEDLADDGLVELEDRGEETVARLAA is encoded by the coding sequence ATGACTGAGGGCGAGGGGGAGTACGCGCTCCCCGGCGACGCCGACGCCGTCCGGGACGCGCTCGTGGCGTGGTACGAGGACGGCCACCGGGACTTCCCGTGGCGGCGCACCGACGACCCGTACGCAATCTTGGTCTCGGAGGTGATGAGCCAGCAGACCCAGCTCTCCCGCGTCGAGGACGCCTACCACGCGTTCCTCGAGAAGTGGCCGACGACCGCCGGCCTCGCGGCCGCTGACCGCGCCGACGTGGTGGGGTTCTGGTCGGCGAACAGCCTCGGGTACAACAACCGCGCGAAGTACCTCCACGAGGCCGCCCAGCAGGTCGAGAACGACTACGGCGGCGAGTTCCCCGAGACACCGGACGAACTCTCGGAGCTGATGGGCGTCGGCCCGTACACCGCCAACGCCGTCGCGTCGTTCGCGTTCAACAACGGCGACGCCGTGGTGGACACGAACGTCAAGCGCGTGCTCTACCGCGCGTTCGACGTGCCGGACGACGACGCGGCCTTCGAGGAAGCCGCGAACGAACTCATGCCCGACGGGGAGTCCGAGGTCTGGAACAACGCCATCATGGAGTTGGGTGGCGTCGCGTGCGGGAAGTCGCCGAACTGCGACGACGCCGGCTGTCCGTGGCGGGAGTGGTGTGCGGCGTACGCCTCCGGGGACTTCTCCGCGCCGGACGTCCCCGAGCAGTCCACCTTCGAGGGGAGCCGCCGGCAGAAGCGCGGGCGAGCGGTCGGCGCGCTCCGCGAGCACGGCGAACTCGAACTCGACGAACTCGGGCCGCGGGTCCGCGTGGACTACGGCGGCGACACCGGCCGCGAGTGGCTCCGCGGGCTGCTCGAAGACCTCGCCGACGACGGCCTCGTGGAACTCGAAGACCGCGGCGAGGAGACGGTCGCGCGCCTCGCGGCGTGA
- a CDS encoding thymidine kinase, producing the protein MHAITNSGWVEVITGSMFSGKTEELLRRLRRAEIAGQSVAAFTPAIDDRYGEATLGSHAGRTWEATVVDTTAEGVSKIPSHLNGEEVVAIDEANFFPGELVEVCQNLASDGRRVVVSGTDQTFRGEPFDPIPQLMAVAEYVEKFQAICTQCGEPATRNQRLIEGEPAHYDDPTIMVGAEESYEARCRNCHVVERD; encoded by the coding sequence ATGCACGCGATTACGAACTCCGGGTGGGTCGAGGTCATCACGGGGTCGATGTTCTCCGGGAAGACGGAGGAGCTGCTGCGGCGGCTCCGGCGCGCGGAAATCGCGGGCCAGTCGGTCGCGGCGTTCACGCCCGCCATCGACGACCGGTACGGCGAGGCGACGCTGGGCTCGCACGCCGGCCGGACGTGGGAGGCGACGGTCGTCGACACCACCGCGGAGGGCGTCTCGAAGATTCCCAGCCACCTCAACGGCGAGGAGGTCGTCGCCATCGACGAGGCGAACTTCTTCCCCGGCGAACTCGTGGAGGTCTGTCAGAACCTCGCCAGCGACGGCCGCCGGGTCGTCGTCTCCGGCACCGACCAGACGTTCCGCGGGGAGCCCTTCGACCCCATCCCGCAGCTGATGGCGGTCGCCGAGTACGTCGAGAAGTTCCAGGCCATCTGCACGCAGTGCGGCGAGCCCGCGACCCGGAACCAGCGGCTCATCGAGGGCGAGCCAGCCCACTACGACGACCCCACCATCATGGTCGGCGCGGAGGAGTCCTACGAGGCACGGTGCCGGAACTGCCACGTCGTCGAGCGGGACTGA
- a CDS encoding class-III pyridoxal-phosphate-dependent aminotransferase, with the protein MDRETAEPSVRSLPGEKAQQWVQYHHEHAAPSTYVYEFVWDITEDAAGPFCRDVDGNVLMDFTSHVAAAPFGYNNPKIMDRLEEFDVVDPSKIAGQDFYASGGWPPEDADVPTSTQLLHRLTDITEEYDLDTVFLSNTGAEAIENAIKICYANGGHRAFTFDGAFHGRTLGALSLNRSKAVHRTGYPEIGGVVSAPYCSCEGDCECGWKTNGPGGNVLADKLHPERGVIDPEEVAYLVLEPQQGEGGYRVPSDEFADDVAEIQQTHNIPVIADEIQSGLGRTGELWGVDHTSIDPDVITSAKGLRVGATVASEDLFPDETGRLSSTWGAGDLLAAAQGVATIDAITSDGVLDNVTERGRQVKEILADDAPGFVVDVRGNGLMLGVEFDTKDRREAVVKACLERGLLLLGCGYKTLRILPPLDVTEREIDVAMDVFLDALDDPKVTKAGPSTGHSDDVQ; encoded by the coding sequence ATGGACAGGGAGACCGCCGAGCCGAGCGTCCGGAGCCTGCCCGGCGAGAAGGCCCAGCAGTGGGTTCAGTACCACCACGAGCACGCCGCCCCCAGCACCTACGTCTACGAGTTCGTCTGGGACATCACCGAGGACGCCGCCGGCCCGTTCTGCCGTGACGTGGACGGCAACGTCCTCATGGACTTCACGAGCCACGTCGCGGCGGCGCCGTTCGGCTACAACAATCCCAAGATTATGGACCGCTTGGAGGAGTTCGACGTCGTGGACCCCTCGAAGATTGCGGGGCAGGACTTCTACGCCAGCGGCGGCTGGCCGCCCGAGGACGCCGACGTGCCGACCTCGACCCAGTTGCTCCACCGGCTCACGGACATCACCGAGGAGTACGACCTCGACACGGTCTTCCTCTCGAACACGGGCGCGGAAGCCATCGAGAACGCCATCAAAATCTGTTACGCGAACGGCGGCCACCGCGCGTTCACGTTCGACGGCGCGTTCCACGGGCGCACGCTCGGCGCGCTCTCACTGAACCGCTCGAAGGCCGTCCACCGCACCGGCTACCCCGAAATCGGCGGCGTCGTCTCCGCGCCGTACTGCTCCTGCGAGGGCGACTGCGAGTGCGGGTGGAAGACCAACGGCCCCGGCGGGAACGTCCTCGCGGACAAGCTCCACCCCGAGCGCGGTGTCATCGACCCCGAGGAGGTGGCCTACCTCGTCCTCGAACCCCAGCAGGGCGAGGGCGGCTACCGCGTCCCCAGCGACGAGTTCGCCGACGACGTCGCCGAGATTCAGCAGACCCACAACATCCCCGTCATCGCCGACGAGATTCAGTCCGGGCTCGGCCGCACGGGCGAACTCTGGGGCGTGGACCACACCAGCATCGACCCCGACGTCATCACCTCGGCGAAGGGCCTGCGCGTCGGCGCGACCGTCGCCAGCGAGGACCTCTTCCCCGACGAGACCGGGCGGCTCTCCTCGACGTGGGGCGCGGGCGACCTGCTCGCGGCCGCACAGGGCGTCGCCACCATCGACGCCATCACCAGCGACGGCGTGCTGGACAACGTCACCGAGCGTGGTCGGCAGGTCAAGGAGATTCTCGCGGACGACGCGCCCGGCTTCGTCGTTGACGTGCGCGGGAACGGCCTGATGCTCGGCGTCGAGTTCGACACCAAGGACCGCCGCGAAGCCGTCGTGAAAGCTTGCCTGGAGCGGGGGCTGCTGTTGCTCGGCTGCGGCTACAAGACGCTGCGCATCCTCCCGCCGCTGGACGTCACGGAGCGCGAAATCGACGTCGCGATGGACGTCTTCCTCGACGCCCTCGACGACCCGAAAGTCACGAAGGCCGGGCCCTCGACGGGCCACAGCGACGACGTGCAGTAA